One Bradyrhizobium zhanjiangense DNA segment encodes these proteins:
- a CDS encoding HD domain-containing protein, producing MMTLPRLAAETLEKMLGSFMRRRYDEPSARVLEGSTRTAMECIGNSDALYHNIEHTMLVTLAAQAILTGRNLHAHLAADDYLHILIACLAHDIGYVRGLFPEDDDDGFIINEAGTKVSLPRGASDASLMMYHVDRSKLFVRRRLPPIRGLDSERIARAIEGTRFPAREGQEYDDEASILRAADFIGQLGDPNYLRKANALYYEFEEVGINRQLGYDSPADIVNRYPQFYWNSVAPHIQTEIGYLNKTEIGRQWIANLYSNVFRAERDISLSGPQR from the coding sequence ATGATGACGTTACCGCGACTGGCGGCCGAGACCCTGGAGAAGATGCTGGGCTCGTTCATGCGTCGCCGGTACGACGAGCCCTCTGCCCGGGTGCTGGAGGGTTCGACGCGCACCGCGATGGAATGCATCGGCAACAGCGACGCGCTGTACCACAACATCGAGCATACGATGCTGGTGACTCTGGCCGCTCAGGCGATCCTCACGGGACGCAATCTCCATGCGCATCTTGCGGCGGACGACTACCTCCATATCCTGATCGCCTGCCTTGCGCATGACATCGGTTATGTCCGCGGCTTGTTTCCGGAGGATGACGACGACGGTTTCATCATCAACGAGGCCGGGACCAAGGTGTCGCTGCCGCGGGGCGCGTCGGATGCCAGTCTGATGATGTATCACGTTGATCGCTCGAAACTCTTTGTGCGTCGGCGGCTGCCGCCGATCCGCGGCCTCGACTCTGAGCGCATCGCGCGCGCCATCGAAGGTACCCGCTTTCCGGCCCGCGAGGGCCAGGAGTACGACGACGAAGCCTCGATCCTGCGCGCCGCCGATTTCATCGGCCAGCTCGGCGATCCCAACTATCTGCGCAAGGCCAACGCGCTCTATTACGAGTTCGAAGAGGTCGGCATCAACCGCCAGCTCGGCTACGACTCGCCCGCCGACATCGTCAACCGCTATCCGCAGTTCTACTGGAACAGCGTCGCACCGCACATCCAGACCGAGATCGGCTATCTCAACAAGACCGAGATCGGCCGGCAGTGGATCGCCAATCTCTACAGCAACGTGTTCCGCGCCGAACGCGACATCTCGCTGTCCGGTCCGCAGAGATAG
- a CDS encoding transglutaminase family protein — protein sequence MIYDIRHVTTYEYENPVSFARCTLRLEPRSGNGQELISHNLEIRPRPVERNVRRDFFGTLTESVVIEAAHRNLRIDSRSRVSVSRQPPARDASSPPWETIRDVAFEATSLGPSSPVGYVFASPLVPVLRPVSAYAAVSFAPGAGILKGAVDLMHRIRSEFRYDPKATVISTPLGEVFDKRHGVCQDFAHVMIAGLRGLGLPAAYVSGYLRTIPPPGQPRLQGADATHAWVSLWCGAELGWVDFDPTNDLLIANDHIVLAVGRDFSDVSPVDGVIVGSPKQKLGVAVDVLPVE from the coding sequence GTGATCTACGACATCCGCCACGTCACGACTTACGAATATGAGAATCCGGTCAGTTTCGCCCGCTGCACGCTGCGGCTGGAGCCGAGAAGCGGCAATGGCCAGGAACTGATCTCGCACAACCTCGAGATCCGACCGCGTCCGGTCGAGCGCAATGTCCGCCGCGATTTCTTCGGCACGCTCACCGAGAGCGTGGTGATCGAAGCTGCGCACCGCAACTTAAGGATCGATTCACGTTCGCGTGTGTCCGTCTCGCGACAGCCGCCGGCGCGCGATGCCTCTAGCCCGCCCTGGGAGACCATTCGCGACGTTGCCTTCGAGGCGACGAGCCTCGGGCCGTCCTCGCCGGTCGGCTATGTCTTCGCGAGCCCGCTGGTGCCGGTGCTGCGTCCGGTCAGCGCCTATGCGGCGGTGAGCTTTGCGCCCGGCGCGGGCATCCTCAAAGGCGCGGTCGATCTCATGCATCGCATCCGCAGCGAATTTCGCTACGATCCCAAGGCGACGGTAATTTCGACGCCGCTCGGCGAGGTCTTCGATAAGCGCCACGGCGTTTGCCAGGATTTTGCCCATGTGATGATCGCAGGGCTGCGCGGGCTCGGTCTGCCCGCGGCCTATGTCAGCGGCTACTTGCGTACCATTCCGCCGCCGGGCCAGCCGCGCCTGCAAGGGGCGGACGCCACCCACGCCTGGGTGTCGCTGTGGTGCGGGGCTGAGCTCGGCTGGGTCGATTTCGATCCGACCAATGATCTCCTGATCGCCAATGACCACATCGTGCTCGCGGTCGGACGCGACTTTTCCGACGTCTCGCCTGTCGATGGCGTCATCGTCGGCTCGCCGAAACAGAAGCTCGGCGTCGCCGTCGACGTGCTGCCGGTCGAATGA